The following are encoded together in the Strongyloides ratti genome assembly S_ratti_ED321, chromosome : 2 genome:
- a CDS encoding Prefoldin alpha-like domain and Prefoldin domain-containing protein has product MEQFQKVYDKFNEDYQTLSELYKRTSLEMKDYEELSTTLKILTEYTNESNENTEIKMQMNLNEYIFADVKLRENNKVLVKMIENIYAELTYERALIFIEEKIAILVKNLENYKKQMAKLKAHMDIFVLLKYEYNDSNV; this is encoded by the exons atggaacaatttcaaaaagtttatgataaatttaatgaagaTTATCAAACATTATCTGAGCTATATAAAAGAACATCCTTGGAAATGAAAGACTATGAAGAATTATCTACAacactaaaaatattaacagaATATACCAATGAATCTAATGAAAATACTGAAATAAAAATGCAAATGAATTTAAATGAGTATATCTTTGCAGATGTTAAATT aaGAGAAAATAACAAAGTTTTAGTAAAAatgatagaaaatatttatgctGAATTAACCTATGAAAGAGccttaatttttattgaagaaaaaattgcaattttagttaaaaatttggaaaattataaaaaacaaatggCAAAATTAAAAGCTCATATGGATATAtttgtacttttaaaatatgaatacAATGATTCtaatgtataa